In Sphingobacterium sp. PCS056, the following proteins share a genomic window:
- a CDS encoding carboxypeptidase regulatory-like domain-containing protein: MKRPLLFFALVLASYGTIHAQVTTSSVTGIVKESSGQVTSGATIKATHVPSGTVYSSAANAAGRFNLANMRVGGPYKIVVTFIGQKPVVYDDVYLQLGEPFVLNPIFGNETTNLNEVVVTGRNTLKSEKNGASTIVGRRQIENLPSITRSVNDLTRLTPQANGASIGGGNFRSNNFTLDGANFNNQFGIGSNVPADGSPISIDAIEQISVNVTPYDVRQSGFTGAAINAVTRSGRNEFFGSAFYTGRSDKQQGTRIGDVLTPVNQLSVKQYGVSLGGPIIKDKLFFFVNLEQNKTEEPGPVKIASSPSNVFGAATTPSYVARPTEAFMDEVSNYLRDKYGYETGPYQGYSNKSNNDKIFARIDWNIANNHKINFRYNQVKAKTPATISNSYTGSGVSGISRTGSNALHFSNSNYFQETNLYSGTLEYTGKIGNVNQSARISYVNQDEPRSVNGGLFPLVDIKQGDNVITTFGYEPFSYGNLRSVKTWTANYDVDYTVDNHNFTAGLQFENSNVKNGFQRFGAGYYLFNSWDDFKNGAKATNYALTYPLTPDGSQAFPGFKFNQWSLYFQDQYTVNEKLKLTGGLRFELPGYPDVSQVKEHPLISALTFADGLKINTGVLPKTKIMVSPRFGFNYDVLGDRSLMLRGGTGVFTGRIPFVWIVSQSGDSGMLQASITKSGPDVPNFSPDIKANYPATIADPTTSISSSSISVMDPNLKFPSTWKSSLAFDYKLPFGVVGTLEAIYNKDINAVVARNVNLADPKEMNIAGYADHRFIYGDANIDKYINKLDKGQASSTGKSAFSAIQMSNQKGGHYWSVTAQLAKAFEDGFSASLAYTRSGAKNYGDGAGSQIANLWSLPYQSIGNSNIPTLGYTDNVLPDRLVGSVSYNNKWIKNLNTAVTIFYSGSSTGRVSYAYSADFNRDGQNNDLIYVPKDASEITFVNIAASPGSIYGGKAYTAKEQSDIFFDLIDNDDYLKSRKGQYAERNGGTMPWRHQFDLRLSQELFNGIGGGKNSLEFFWDVFNVGNLFNSDWGVFKTSNNLLLIPTNMTSTSSTPALDVQGNINPTFRLNGANGDVIRSTTRVNETITSTYYMQFGIKFKFN; the protein is encoded by the coding sequence ATGAAAAGACCCTTACTCTTTTTTGCGCTTGTATTAGCAAGTTATGGTACCATTCATGCTCAAGTAACCACGAGTAGTGTGACTGGGATTGTAAAAGAATCCTCAGGTCAAGTGACATCTGGAGCAACGATTAAAGCCACTCACGTTCCTTCAGGTACGGTTTATTCGAGTGCAGCAAATGCAGCTGGACGCTTTAATTTAGCCAATATGCGTGTTGGAGGCCCATACAAGATCGTTGTTACTTTTATTGGACAGAAGCCGGTTGTTTACGATGATGTCTATTTACAGTTAGGCGAGCCTTTTGTTTTAAACCCTATTTTTGGAAATGAAACAACCAATTTGAATGAAGTTGTCGTAACAGGCCGAAACACACTTAAAAGTGAAAAAAATGGAGCTTCTACAATTGTTGGTCGCCGTCAAATTGAAAATTTACCATCTATTACTCGTAGCGTAAATGATCTGACAAGATTGACACCGCAAGCTAATGGTGCATCAATTGGGGGAGGTAATTTTAGATCAAATAATTTTACACTGGATGGTGCCAATTTTAATAACCAATTTGGTATTGGAAGTAATGTGCCTGCAGATGGCTCTCCAATATCTATTGATGCGATTGAACAAATTTCTGTAAATGTAACGCCTTATGATGTCAGACAATCTGGATTTACTGGAGCAGCAATAAATGCAGTTACTAGATCAGGTAGAAATGAGTTCTTTGGATCAGCTTTTTACACTGGTCGTTCTGACAAGCAACAAGGTACTCGAATTGGAGATGTTTTAACTCCCGTAAATCAACTTTCAGTAAAACAATATGGTGTAAGTTTAGGCGGACCAATTATTAAAGATAAATTGTTCTTCTTTGTAAACTTAGAACAAAATAAGACTGAAGAGCCAGGACCAGTTAAAATTGCCTCTTCACCATCAAATGTATTTGGAGCTGCAACAACTCCTTCTTATGTCGCACGACCAACAGAAGCTTTTATGGACGAAGTTTCGAATTACCTGAGGGATAAATATGGTTATGAGACTGGCCCATATCAAGGATACTCAAATAAAAGTAATAATGATAAAATATTTGCACGAATTGACTGGAATATAGCAAATAATCATAAAATTAATTTTAGATATAATCAAGTTAAAGCTAAAACTCCAGCCACGATCAGTAACTCCTATACAGGTTCTGGAGTATCTGGTATAAGTCGTACAGGTAGTAATGCTTTACATTTTTCAAACTCCAATTACTTTCAAGAAACAAATTTATATTCTGGAACTTTAGAATACACCGGTAAAATTGGAAATGTTAATCAATCTGCTAGGATTTCTTATGTCAACCAAGACGAACCTCGCTCAGTAAATGGCGGTTTATTTCCATTGGTTGATATCAAACAAGGTGATAATGTTATAACTACTTTTGGCTATGAACCATTTTCATATGGAAATTTAAGATCCGTAAAAACATGGACTGCAAATTATGATGTAGATTATACCGTTGATAACCATAACTTTACAGCTGGATTGCAATTTGAAAATAGTAATGTTAAAAATGGATTTCAAAGATTTGGTGCAGGCTATTATTTGTTTAACTCATGGGATGATTTTAAGAACGGCGCGAAAGCAACTAATTATGCCCTAACTTATCCATTAACACCTGATGGTTCTCAAGCATTTCCAGGCTTTAAATTCAATCAATGGTCTCTTTACTTTCAAGATCAATACACTGTAAATGAAAAGTTAAAATTAACTGGAGGCTTACGCTTTGAACTTCCAGGTTACCCAGATGTAAGTCAAGTAAAAGAACATCCTTTAATTTCAGCTTTAACATTTGCTGATGGTTTGAAAATAAACACAGGTGTTTTACCAAAAACAAAAATAATGGTTTCGCCAAGATTTGGTTTTAACTATGATGTTCTTGGAGACCGATCACTTATGTTAAGAGGAGGAACGGGAGTTTTTACTGGTCGTATACCATTTGTATGGATTGTGTCCCAATCGGGGGATTCAGGAATGCTACAAGCTTCGATTACAAAATCTGGGCCAGATGTTCCTAATTTTAGTCCAGATATTAAAGCAAATTACCCAGCTACTATTGCTGATCCCACAACTTCAATATCATCATCAAGTATTTCGGTTATGGATCCTAATTTGAAATTCCCGTCTACATGGAAATCTAGTCTTGCTTTTGACTATAAATTACCTTTTGGGGTGGTCGGAACTCTAGAAGCAATTTATAATAAAGATATCAATGCAGTAGTTGCTAGGAATGTTAATTTAGCGGATCCAAAAGAAATGAATATTGCCGGATATGCAGATCACCGCTTTATATATGGGGATGCAAACATAGATAAATACATCAATAAATTAGATAAAGGGCAGGCATCTTCAACTGGTAAAAGCGCATTTTCTGCTATTCAAATGTCAAACCAAAAGGGAGGACACTATTGGTCAGTAACTGCACAATTGGCAAAAGCATTTGAAGATGGTTTCTCTGCATCTTTAGCTTATACTAGAAGTGGAGCTAAAAATTACGGTGATGGAGCAGGAAGTCAAATCGCGAATTTATGGTCTCTACCTTATCAATCAATAGGTAATTCAAATATTCCAACATTAGGATATACCGATAATGTGTTGCCAGATCGCTTGGTGGGATCAGTTTCCTATAATAATAAGTGGATTAAAAACTTGAATACCGCTGTGACAATATTTTATTCTGGATCTTCAACAGGACGTGTTTCATATGCCTATTCTGCAGACTTTAACCGTGACGGACAGAACAATGATTTAATTTATGTACCTAAGGATGCGTCTGAGATTACATTTGTAAATATTGCAGCTTCACCAGGATCAATATATGGTGGAAAAGCATATACAGCAAAAGAACAATCTGACATATTTTTTGACCTTATTGATAATGACGATTACTTAAAAAGTAGAAAAGGTCAGTATGCTGAACGTAATGGTGGTACTATGCCGTGGAGACATCAGTTTGATCTAAGATTATCTCAAGAATTATTCAATGGAATAGGTGGTGGTAAAAATTCATTAGAATTTTTCTGGGATGTATTTAATGTTGGAAATTTATTCAATTCAGATTGGGGTGTATTTAAAACAAGTAATAATTTATTGCTAATCCCGACCAACATGACGAGTACAAGTTCAACTCCAGCTTTAGATGTTCAAGGAAATATAAATCCGACATTTAGATTAAATGGTGCAAACGGAGATGTAATTAGATCAACAACTCGCGTTAATGAAACAATAACATCAACATATTATATGCAGTTTGGTATCAAATTCAAATTTAATTAA
- the lgt gene encoding prolipoprotein diacylglyceryl transferase, giving the protein MENLFSVIHWNLDPEIFKIGTFGLRYYALCWLAAFAVSYMIMLKIFRNENKSQELLDQLSIYIFLGTLIGARLGHCLFYEFDYYKDHLWEMVLPFKFVNGQFQMTGFAGLASHGGAIGILTALYLFCRKTKTNFLWLADRLVVVVPIAGAFIRLGNFFNSEIIGTPTDKPWAVVFDHVDQVPRHPGQLYEAIAYIIIFFIIAYLFKSKKMEKPGSLMGLFFVLLFSARLYLETFKIDQEDFEQGMALNMGQLLSIPFILGGLYFIFRKPKEVKR; this is encoded by the coding sequence ATGGAGAATTTATTCAGCGTCATACATTGGAATTTAGATCCTGAAATATTTAAAATCGGCACTTTTGGTCTTCGTTACTATGCATTATGTTGGCTAGCGGCTTTTGCAGTATCGTATATGATCATGCTTAAAATATTCAGAAATGAAAATAAGAGTCAAGAATTATTGGATCAATTGAGTATTTATATCTTTCTTGGCACTTTAATTGGCGCAAGATTAGGTCATTGTCTATTTTATGAATTCGATTATTATAAAGACCATTTGTGGGAGATGGTATTGCCCTTTAAATTTGTAAACGGTCAATTTCAGATGACTGGATTTGCAGGATTGGCTAGCCATGGTGGTGCTATTGGTATATTGACCGCATTATATTTATTCTGTAGAAAAACGAAAACAAATTTTTTGTGGTTAGCAGATCGTCTGGTGGTTGTCGTACCTATTGCAGGAGCATTTATTCGTTTGGGTAACTTTTTCAATTCGGAGATTATTGGTACACCAACGGATAAACCATGGGCGGTTGTTTTTGATCATGTAGATCAAGTGCCCCGTCACCCAGGACAACTTTATGAAGCTATTGCTTACATCATCATCTTCTTTATTATTGCTTACCTATTTAAGAGCAAAAAAATGGAGAAGCCAGGTTCTCTAATGGGACTCTTCTTTGTATTGCTTTTCTCCGCCCGTCTTTATCTCGAAACGTTTAAAATAGATCAAGAAGATTTTGAGCAAGGTATGGCACTAAATATGGGACAGCTTTTAAGTATTCCTTTTATATTAGGTGGACTCTATTTTATATTTAGAAAGCCAAAAGAAGTGAAACGCTAA